The genomic window GCCCTGGTAGCCGACGCCGTCGTAGGCCACACCCGGGTAGGGCGCCTGGGCGTACGGCCCGGCCGCGTACGGCGGCGCGGCCGGGTACGCGGTGCCGTGCGCGGGCGTCGCGTCGTACGGGACGCCGTGCGGGGGCGTCGGCTCGTACGGCGTGCCGTGCGCCGGGGTCCCCTCGTACGGCGCGCCGGGGGCGGCGGTGCCGTGCGCGGGGGTGGGCTCGTAGCTGCTGCCGCCGTCGTAGACGGTGCCCGGGCCGTAGGCGGTCGGGTCGTAGCCGGAGTAGCCCTGGTTCGGGATCACCCCGAGGCCGATGCCGGCGGCGGTGGCCGCGGGGTGCTCGGCGGCGGGCGGCTGCTGGCCCAGCAGCGGGTCGGCGGTGATCCAGCCGCTGCCGTCGCTGCCGAACAGCGGGACCTCGCCGGTGGTGGCGGTCTCGGTCCAGGCGTCCTGGTAGACCGGCGGATCGACCTGGTCGACCGGCGCCACCGGGGCGGCCTGGGCCACCGGGTCCGGCGCGGGAAGCGGGGCCGGCTCGGCGAGCGGCGCCTGCGGGCCCGCGGCGTCGGGGGCGGGTGCGGGTGCGGCGCCCGCCTCCCCGGCGGCCTGTTCGGCGGCCTGCTCGGCCTCCAGCAGCGCCGCCCCCCGCGCGTCCGCCACCGTCTGCACGGCGGCCAGCACGCTGCGGTAGCCGGTGCACCGGCAGAGGTTGCCGCACAGCGCCTGCCGCGCCTCCACCTCGCTGGGCCGGTGGTTGCGCTGCAGCAGGTCGTGCACCGCCATCGCCATGCCGGGGGTGCAGTAACCGCACTGCACCGCGCCCGACTCGGCCAGCGCCTGCTGCACGTCGCTGGCCGCACCGCCGGCCGACAGGCCCTCCACGGTGTTGATCTCGCTGTCCGCCGCGAGCGCCGCCGGCACCAGGCAGCCGGCCACCAGCTGGCCGTCCACCTGCACCGAGCAGGCCCCGCACTCGCCCTGCTCGCAGCCGTTCTTGGCGCCGGCCAGGCCGAGGCGCTCGCGCAGCACGTAGAGCAGGCTCTCGCCGATCCAGGCGTCGGTGACGGGCCGTTCGAAGCCGTTGACCCGCAGCGTGTAGGACGTGGTGGGTCGTCCGTCGCCCAGCGCGACGGGGTGGTTGGTCGGATCGGTCGCCATGTCGGCGGTCACCTCGGCCGTCACTTCAGTGCCCTTCCCAGTGCCCGGCGGGCCAGCACCGCCACGGTACGCCGTAGCCGCAGAGCCGTCGCCGTCGGCCCCTCCACCCCGAGCGCCAGGGAGCCGTCGGCCCCGTAGCCGTCGGGGACGCAGGCGGTGGCGACGTACTCGCCGAAGGCGGCGGCCGCGGCCGGGTCGATCGGCTGCGCGCCCTCCTCGCCGCGGGCGTCCCAGTCGATGCAGCCGGCCACCCAGGCCTCCGCGTCCAGCGGCCGCAGCGGCACCGGCGCGACCGCGCCCACCGCGCAACGCACCGCCCGCCGCGCGGGATCGAGCACCAGGGCCACCGAGGCGATCGCCCGGGAGGGGCCGCTGCGCCCGGTGGCCTTGAGGAAGACCTGGGGGGCGTGCAGCAGCGGAACCCGGACCCAGCTGAGCAGTTCGCCCGGGCGCATCGGGTCGACGCCGGTGAGCAGGTGACCGACCGGCGCCTCGCGGGTGCCGCCGGCGCTGGCCAGGGTGGCCACCGCCTCCAGTGCGGCCAGCACCGGCAGGGTGTCGCCGGTGGGGGCGGCGGAGGCGATGTTGCCGCCCAGCGTGCCGACGTTGCGGGTCTGCGGGGGGCCGGCGGTGCGGGCGGCGTCGGCCAGCGCGGGGATCAGCGCGGCGAAGTCGGGACGGTCCATCCGGGCCAGCGTCAGGCCGGCGCCGAGCACCGCGGTGCCGCCGTCCTCGTAGCGCCAGCCGCGCAGTTCGGTGATCCGGCCCAGGCCCAGCAGCGCGGCCGGGCGCAGCCGGCCGGCGTTGACGGCTTCCATCAGGTCGGTCCCGCCGGCGACCGGCACGGCGGTGGGGCTGGTGGCCAGCGTCTCGACGGCCTCGTCGAGGGAGGTCGGCAGCATGATCGTCCGGTTCACCAGGATCCCACCGTGCTCCAGTCTCTTTGCGGTACCGCCCGTAGAGTACGGGTCCGGGCCACCCAAACTGAAGCCGCCCACCGGGTCGGGCCACTGTGGCACATCGCGCACCGTGATCACCCTGGGGGTCCCGGACGATCCGGTCGCTTTCGGGCAGATCCCCCATCAATGAGACCGGATGTTCACCATTTCTTGACGTCCGGAGCCCGGCCTTGGTTCCCCGATGATCACCTGACTCGACTGACACATCGTCAGACCTGCGGCGCCGGTCCCGGCAGCGGCCGGCCGAGCACCCCGGGGCGCCGCTGCCACGGGTGCGGCCCGGTCGCCGGCCGGTAGGCCACGCCCAGCGCGTCCAGACGCGCGTAGTGGGTGCGCATCCGGCGCTCGAAGTCGGCCAGGTCCCGCTCGGCGGCCTCGCGCGGCAGTGCCGACCAGGCCACCTCGGCGAACGCGGCCAGCCGCGGGAAGGCCCGGTAGTCGAGGTCCCGGGCGCTGTCGGCGAACTCGCTCCACAGGTTGGCCTGAGTCCCGATCACCTGACGCGCGCTCACCTCATCCAGTGACGGCGGGACCGGCTCGAAGCGGTAGACGTCGGCCAGCGTGCGCACGAAGCCGACCGGGATCGGCTCCTCGGGCCCGTCGGCCTGCCGGTGGTCGAGGTAGACGTACTGCTCGGGGCACATCACCACCGGGTGCCCGGCCCGCGCGGCGGCCACCCCGCCCGCGTAGCCGCGCCAGGAGGCGACCGCGGCGCCGGGCGCCAGCCCGCCCTCCAGGATCTCGTCCCAGCCGATCAGCCGGCGGCCGCGCGCGGTCAGCCAGGTGTCGAAGTGCCGTATCAGCCAGCTCTGCAGCTCGGCCTCGTCCGCCAGGTCCAGCTCCTTGATCCGCGCCTGCGCCGCCGCGCTGGCCCGCCACTGGTCCTTGGGGCACTCGTCGCCCCCCAGGTGCACGTACTCGGACGGGAAGACCTCCAGCAGCTCCTCCAGCACCCCCTCGAAGAAGGCCAGGGTGGCGTCCGAGACGTTGAGCACGTTGCTG from Kitasatospora sp. NBC_01250 includes these protein-coding regions:
- a CDS encoding FAD binding domain-containing protein, with protein sequence MLPTSLDEAVETLATSPTAVPVAGGTDLMEAVNAGRLRPAALLGLGRITELRGWRYEDGGTAVLGAGLTLARMDRPDFAALIPALADAARTAGPPQTRNVGTLGGNIASAAPTGDTLPVLAALEAVATLASAGGTREAPVGHLLTGVDPMRPGELLSWVRVPLLHAPQVFLKATGRSGPSRAIASVALVLDPARRAVRCAVGAVAPVPLRPLDAEAWVAGCIDWDARGEEGAQPIDPAAAAAFGEYVATACVPDGYGADGSLALGVEGPTATALRLRRTVAVLARRALGRALK
- a CDS encoding (2Fe-2S)-binding protein, producing the protein MATDPTNHPVALGDGRPTTSYTLRVNGFERPVTDAWIGESLLYVLRERLGLAGAKNGCEQGECGACSVQVDGQLVAGCLVPAALAADSEINTVEGLSAGGAASDVQQALAESGAVQCGYCTPGMAMAVHDLLQRNHRPSEVEARQALCGNLCRCTGYRSVLAAVQTVADARGAALLEAEQAAEQAAGEAGAAPAPAPDAAGPQAPLAEPAPLPAPDPVAQAAPVAPVDQVDPPVYQDAWTETATTGEVPLFGSDGSGWITADPLLGQQPPAAEHPAATAAGIGLGVIPNQGYSGYDPTAYGPGTVYDGGSSYEPTPAHGTAAPGAPYEGTPAHGTPYEPTPPHGVPYDATPAHGTAYPAAPPYAAGPYAQAPYPGVAYDGVGYQGTPAHGVPAPGTPFDGTVYETAPGMPEAGTPAHGLLLPEDDHA